One region of Amphiprion ocellaris isolate individual 3 ecotype Okinawa chromosome 9, ASM2253959v1, whole genome shotgun sequence genomic DNA includes:
- the pdp1 gene encoding pyruvate dehydrogenase phosphatase catalytic subunit 1 — protein sequence MPVASQLLRGLPRAKVLASSLLPCQQHQSQFGPAAHRPASRHPSHAWQRHQPSRSYRKTSAIHSYILTPPQVNSILKANEYSFKVPEFDGKNVSSVMGFESNQLPANAPIEDRRSAATCLQTRGMLLGVFDGHAGCACAQALSERLFYYIAVSLLPHDTLCELEAAVEAGRALSPILQWHKHPNDYFSREAQMLYFNSLRTYWQELIDLTSPGEVPETREALLNAFKRLDNDISLEAQVGDPNAFLHYWVLRVAFSGATACVAHIDGPDLFIANAGDARAVLGVQEEDGSFSAHTLSNDHNAQNEEEVARIRGEHPTSERKTVIRQDRLLGLLMPFRAFGDVKFKWSIELQKRVLESGPDQLHENEHTKFIPPNYHTPPYLTAEPEITYHKLRPQDRFLVIGSDGLWETLHRQEVVRIVGEYLTGVHQRQPLTVGGYRVTLGQMQGLLEERKARVSSAFEDQNSATHLMRHAVGNNEFGTVDHERLSKMLSLPEELARMYRDDITIIVTQFNPHMIGAQMQEGQS from the exons ATGCCTGTCGCATCCCAGCTGCTCAGGGGTTTGCCCCGTGCCAAGGTCTTAGCCTCCAGTCTGTTACCATGCCAACAACACCAGTCCCAGTTTGGACCCGCCGCTCACCGACCCGCCTCGCGACACCCCTCCCACGCCTGGCAGAGACACCAGCCATCGAGAAGCTACCGGAAAACCTCAGCGATCCACAGCTACATCCTCACACCTCCGCAGGTCAACTCCATCCTCAAAGCCAACGAGTACAGCTTCAAg GTGCCAGAGTTTGATGGTAAAAATGTGTCTTCGGTGATGGGATTTGAAAGCAATCAGCTGCCAGCAAACGCTCCAATAGAAGATCGCCGCAGTGCAGCTACGTGCCTGCAGACCAGAGGAATGCTGTTGGGCGTGTTCGACGGCCACGCCGGCTGCGCCTGTGCACAG GCGCTCAGTGAGAGGTTGTTTTACTACATCGCTGTGTCTCTGCTGCCCCACGACACTCTGTGTGAGCTGGAGGCAGCGGTGGAGGCCGGCAGGGCCCTCAGTCCCATCCTGCAGTGGCACAAACACCCCAACGACTACTTCAGCAGGGAGGCTCAGATGCTCTACTTCAACAGCCTGCGAACGTACTGGCAGGAGCTGATCGATCTGACTAG TCCAGGCGAGGTTCCAGAGACCCGCGAGGCTTTGCTGAATGCCTTCAAGAGGCTGGACAACGACATTTCTCTGGAGGCTCAG GTTGGAGATCCGAATGCCTTTCTGCACTACTGGGTTCTAAGAGTGGCCTTTTCTGGAGCAACAGCCTGCGTGGCTCACATCGACGGACCAGACCT CTTCATAGCCAATGCAGGAGATGCTCGGGCGGTGCTGGGGGTGCAGGAGGAGGACGGTTCGTTCAGCGCTCACACGCTCTCTAACGACCACAACGCCCAGAACGAGGAGGAGGTTGCTCGGATACGAGGCGAACATCCTACATCGGAGAGGAAGACGGTTATTCGTCAG gACCGGCTGCTCGGCCTCCTCATGCCGTTCAGGGCGTTCGGTGACGTGAAGTTCAAGTGGAGCATTGAGCTGCAGAAGCGAGTGTTGGAGTCTGGACCCGATCAGCTCCACGAAAACGAACACACCAAGTTTATCCCCCCCAACTACCACACGCCGCCCTACCTGACCGCAGAGCCGGAGATCACGTACCACAAGCTGAGACCACAGGATCGATTCCTG GTGATCGGCTCCGACGGCCTCTGGGAGACCCTCCACCGGCAGGAGGTGGTCCGCATCGTCGGCGAGTATTTAACGGGGGTGCACCAGCGTCAGCCGCTCACGGTCGGAGGCTACAGGGTCACCTTGGGACAGATGCAGGGGCTGCTGGAGGAGAGGAAAGCTCGGGTGTCTTCGGCCTTCGAGGACCAGAACTCGGCCACCCACCTGATGCGCCACGCGGTGGGAAACAACGAGTTCGGCACCGTGGACCACGAGAGGCTGTCGAAGATGCTGTCGCTGCCCGAGGAGCTGGCCCGCATGTACCGCGACGACATCACCATCATCGTCACTCAGTTCAACCCTCACATGATCGGAGCACAGATGCAGGAAGGGCAGTCCTGA